A window of the Bacillus sp. A301a_S52 genome harbors these coding sequences:
- a CDS encoding response regulator transcription factor — translation MIRIIIAEDQKMLLGALAALLDLEEDMTVVGSTSNGKDAIELVHKHQPDVCIMDIEMPIKTGLDAAEELKDMPCKVIILTTFARTGYFQRAVKAGVDGYMLKDSPSEELVNAIRSVMSGRRIYAPELVDEFYSTPNPLTERENDVLRLMADGKSTKEIADLLHLTNGTIRNYISSILEKLEVSNRIEAITRFKEKGWFK, via the coding sequence TTGATTCGAATTATTATTGCCGAAGATCAGAAAATGTTACTCGGCGCTCTTGCTGCCTTGTTGGATTTAGAAGAGGATATGACGGTCGTTGGTAGTACGAGTAATGGGAAAGATGCTATAGAATTAGTTCATAAACATCAACCTGATGTATGCATTATGGATATTGAAATGCCAATTAAAACGGGACTAGATGCTGCAGAAGAGCTAAAAGATATGCCTTGTAAAGTCATCATTTTAACAACTTTTGCCCGAACAGGTTATTTTCAGCGCGCAGTTAAGGCGGGAGTTGATGGCTACATGTTAAAAGATAGCCCCAGTGAAGAGCTGGTGAATGCGATCAGGAGTGTCATGTCAGGACGACGCATTTATGCCCCAGAGCTAGTGGACGAATTTTATAGTACTCCTAATCCTCTTACTGAACGTGAAAACGATGTACTTCGTTTAATGGCTGACGGGAAAAGCACAAAAGAAATTGCAGATCTGCTTCATTTAACAAATGGTACAATACGAAACTATATCTCATCCATTCTTGAGAAGCTAGAAGTCAGTAATCGAATTGAAGCGATTACGCGCTTTAAAGAAAAAGGGTGGTTTAAATGA
- a CDS encoding sensor histidine kinase, which yields MKNLAQKLRKNTGLSPYVWIVFYILPFYFILQDSSTLETMIGIVMTIGFFLCYVLSFASHGWLVYLGASMQIAISTAMSLLFGYIYFFLFLAFFIGNLKNRGAFFTLYIILLITTFGTSYYGFLMHSVFITQLPFVFLSIIAVILLPVNTYNKNKEEQLQGQLNDANKRIAELVKLEERQRISRDLHDTLGQKLSLIGLKSDLAAKLVEKNPTKAQHEIKDVQQTARIALKEVRELVMEMRGTKLSDEINRVEQILQAATIKFQLEKPDELPRIPLIIENVVSMCLKEAVTNVVKHSQASKCTIIIKALKTALTITISDNGIGIDDAESYNKNSGLQGMKERLEFVNGHLKIVDANGTSIIINVPVVSNRKR from the coding sequence ATGAAAAATTTGGCGCAAAAACTTCGAAAAAACACGGGGCTTAGTCCTTATGTTTGGATCGTTTTTTACATCCTGCCTTTTTATTTCATTTTACAAGACTCCTCCACGTTGGAAACGATGATTGGTATTGTGATGACCATTGGATTTTTCCTATGCTATGTTTTATCCTTCGCTTCTCATGGATGGCTTGTTTATTTGGGAGCCAGCATGCAAATTGCCATTTCAACTGCCATGAGTTTGTTGTTCGGTTACATTTATTTTTTTCTTTTTCTAGCCTTTTTTATCGGCAACCTTAAAAATAGAGGTGCCTTTTTTACGTTATACATAATTTTACTCATTACAACTTTCGGAACGAGTTACTATGGGTTTCTTATGCATAGTGTTTTTATTACACAGCTTCCGTTTGTATTTTTAAGTATTATTGCTGTTATCCTTCTACCGGTTAATACGTATAACAAAAACAAAGAGGAACAGCTTCAAGGACAACTTAATGATGCCAATAAACGGATCGCGGAGTTAGTGAAATTAGAAGAGCGGCAGCGTATATCTCGAGATCTTCATGATACATTGGGGCAGAAGCTTTCCTTGATTGGACTAAAAAGTGATTTAGCAGCAAAATTAGTTGAAAAAAATCCAACAAAAGCACAACATGAGATTAAAGATGTTCAACAGACAGCTAGGATCGCCTTAAAAGAAGTACGAGAATTGGTTATGGAAATGCGAGGGACAAAACTAAGTGATGAAATCAATCGGGTTGAACAAATATTGCAAGCAGCAACGATTAAATTTCAGCTTGAAAAGCCAGATGAATTACCTCGTATTCCACTGATCATTGAAAATGTTGTGAGTATGTGTTTGAAAGAAGCAGTCACGAATGTCGTTAAACACAGCCAAGCATCCAAATGCACTATCATAATAAAAGCATTAAAAACAGCCTTAACAATTACCATTTCAGATAATGGAATCGGTATAGATGACGCCGAAAGTTATAATAAAAATAGTGGCTTACAAGGGATGAAAGAAAGGCTGGAGTTTGTGAACGGGCATTTGAAAATAGTGGATGCTAATGGTACGAGTATCATTATTAATGTACCTGTTGTAAGCAATCGAAAGAGGTGA
- a CDS encoding fatty acid desaturase — translation MAPFEKTERKMSIKQMINTLGPLVILWYLAYLSLEVSYWVTVPLLITAAGFLVRTFIIFHDCCHQSFFKSRKANDILGTITGILTLVPYQQWKNSHNIHHATSSNLDKRGTGDMWLLTIEEYAAASIWRKIAYRLYRNPVVMLGLGPLAVFCIDYRFNKKGAKRKERLNTYVTNVSIVALYGVLCWAIGWQSFLLIQGPMLLVSGMLGIWLFYVQHQFEDTYFEHDDEWSYVQAAVEGSSYYKLPKVLQWITGNIGFHHVHHLSPRVPNYYLERAHEATPPLQKATTITIATSFKSLRYRLWDETTKSFVTFKEAKKLLTKKTHLV, via the coding sequence ATGGCCCCTTTTGAAAAGACAGAAAGAAAGATGAGTATCAAACAAATGATTAATACGTTAGGTCCTCTGGTGATTTTATGGTACTTGGCTTATTTAAGCCTTGAAGTATCTTATTGGGTGACAGTACCTTTACTTATTACGGCAGCGGGTTTTTTAGTTAGAACCTTTATTATTTTTCACGACTGCTGTCACCAGTCTTTTTTCAAAAGTCGTAAAGCGAATGATATACTTGGAACAATCACAGGGATTCTAACCTTGGTTCCTTACCAACAATGGAAAAATAGTCATAATATTCATCATGCAACAAGCAGTAACCTCGATAAAAGAGGAACAGGAGATATGTGGCTTTTAACGATAGAAGAATATGCAGCAGCCTCCATTTGGCGAAAAATCGCTTACCGTCTTTATAGAAATCCAGTTGTCATGCTAGGACTTGGCCCCCTTGCAGTTTTTTGTATAGATTATCGTTTTAATAAGAAGGGTGCAAAACGGAAAGAAAGGCTTAATACGTATGTGACAAACGTGTCTATCGTAGCTCTGTATGGGGTATTATGTTGGGCTATTGGCTGGCAGTCTTTTTTATTAATTCAAGGACCGATGTTACTCGTTTCTGGCATGTTAGGTATTTGGTTATTTTACGTGCAACATCAGTTTGAAGATACGTATTTTGAGCACGATGATGAATGGAGTTATGTACAGGCAGCTGTGGAAGGAAGCTCCTACTACAAACTTCCAAAGGTGTTGCAATGGATTACAGGTAACATCGGTTTTCACCATGTCCATCACTTAAGTCCGAGAGTTCCTAACTATTATTTGGAGAGAGCACACGAAGCCACACCCCCTCTCCAAAAAGCAACGACAATTACGATTGCAACGAGCTTCAAATCGTTACGCTATCGCCTTTGGGATGAGACGACAAAATCTTTCGTTACCTTTAAAGAAGCAAAGAAGTTACTGACGAAGAAAACGCACCTAGTTTAG
- a CDS encoding nitronate monooxygenase: MEFPQLKIAQMKPKVPIIQGGMGVGISLSGLAAAVANAGGMGIISGTGIPIEEMKSHIRRARELTKGIGYIGVNVLYAMTDFADTMKAALEEKVDFIISGAGISRDMYAWGKEYNTPVISIVSSGKLAKMSQRLGASAIVVEGFEAGGHLGTDRPLFDILPEVVKSVDIPVIAAGGIINGYDVKKALSLGASGVQMGSRFVASTECDAPQSFKEKYLSSKKGDTTLITSVVGLEGRAIKNTFTNKISDGKKVKIDKCMSCLKKCSHRFCILDSLLKSRAGDAEEGLVFSGSRVHEINDILPVKSIIENIMKEYKDLTSTLSNQTN, from the coding sequence ATGGAATTTCCACAACTAAAAATTGCACAGATGAAGCCTAAAGTACCGATCATTCAAGGAGGAATGGGGGTAGGCATATCTCTTAGCGGTTTAGCAGCCGCCGTTGCAAATGCTGGGGGAATGGGGATCATTTCCGGAACAGGTATTCCAATTGAGGAAATGAAAAGTCACATAAGAAGAGCTCGCGAGCTAACGAAAGGTATTGGCTATATAGGTGTAAATGTTCTGTATGCCATGACAGATTTTGCTGACACAATGAAGGCGGCTCTTGAAGAAAAAGTGGACTTTATTATTTCAGGTGCTGGTATATCTAGAGATATGTATGCTTGGGGGAAAGAATACAACACGCCTGTTATCTCTATTGTTTCTTCTGGAAAATTAGCAAAAATGTCCCAACGATTAGGGGCATCAGCTATCGTCGTTGAAGGATTTGAAGCTGGAGGACATTTAGGTACAGATAGACCACTTTTTGATATATTACCAGAAGTTGTAAAGTCAGTTGATATTCCAGTGATTGCTGCTGGTGGAATAATCAATGGTTACGATGTTAAAAAAGCGTTATCTTTGGGCGCTTCTGGTGTCCAAATGGGCTCCCGGTTTGTCGCTAGCACTGAATGTGATGCTCCCCAATCTTTTAAAGAGAAGTATCTCTCTAGTAAAAAAGGAGATACCACTTTAATAACATCTGTCGTTGGGTTAGAAGGACGTGCTATTAAAAATACGTTCACAAACAAAATAAGTGATGGAAAAAAAGTTAAAATTGATAAATGTATGTCATGTTTAAAGAAATGTTCACATCGCTTTTGTATTTTAGATTCTTTGTTAAAATCCCGTGCAGGCGATGCAGAAGAAGGCCTTGTCTTTAGCGGGTCTCGTGTGCATGAAATCAATGATATCCTCCCTGTAAAGAGCATTATTGAGAATATTATGAAGGAATATAAGGATTTAACGAGTACACTTTCTAATCAAACTAATTAA
- a CDS encoding ATP-grasp domain-containing protein translates to MANKIITIFGNYRQISKAFEEGFEIYNIELKSRIKSPINLDIIQSTKNTVILENVKEIQLYVNYLIETRDIDAIISFTDSNSGVLLAHKLGHQYNINSEKLTSIEGVQILNNKVLFRDYLKQNGFESINYAKVNNRNELVSFYNKIKKPLIVKPICGQGSERIKKINALNDIDNTLEEIYPLLVEEFIDGNEYSVEAISVNGKCKIIGITEKFLINENPNNPFVERGHRFPAKITNEDRAIIENYVSSFIESIPIISGPTHSEVKLTSNGPILIESHLRVGGGAIPRLVEMVTGINIYKETIKLYCGNEYKLKSINYEQEACNLHLTPKQGTVKYVEIPSILNSDSSIKKIDINVEAGMKIEEITNSFDRIYGEIIIQDKKDAFIKAKDVVKTIKIEVE, encoded by the coding sequence ATGGCTAACAAAATAATAACTATTTTTGGTAATTACAGGCAAATTAGTAAGGCGTTTGAAGAAGGTTTTGAAATATATAATATAGAACTAAAAAGTAGAATTAAGAGTCCAATTAATTTAGATATAATACAATCTACAAAAAATACTGTTATATTAGAAAATGTTAAAGAGATTCAATTATATGTAAATTACCTCATTGAAACTAGAGATATAGATGCAATTATATCTTTTACAGATTCTAATTCTGGTGTTCTTTTAGCTCATAAGCTAGGTCATCAATATAATATCAATTCAGAAAAGTTAACTAGTATAGAAGGCGTTCAAATCTTAAATAACAAGGTATTATTTAGAGATTATTTAAAACAGAATGGTTTTGAATCAATTAATTATGCCAAAGTGAATAATAGAAATGAGTTAGTTTCGTTTTACAATAAAATAAAAAAACCTTTAATTGTAAAACCTATTTGTGGGCAAGGGAGCGAGAGAATTAAAAAAATTAATGCACTCAACGACATCGATAATACCTTAGAGGAGATTTATCCTCTACTGGTGGAAGAGTTTATTGATGGAAATGAATATAGTGTAGAGGCTATTTCAGTTAATGGAAAATGTAAGATAATAGGAATAACAGAAAAGTTTTTAATTAACGAAAACCCTAATAACCCATTTGTAGAAAGAGGACATAGATTTCCAGCAAAAATTACTAATGAGGACAGAGCGATAATAGAGAATTATGTTTCAAGTTTCATAGAGTCAATTCCAATAATCTCAGGACCTACACATAGTGAGGTGAAATTGACATCAAATGGACCAATATTAATTGAATCGCACCTACGCGTAGGAGGTGGAGCAATACCACGGTTAGTTGAAATGGTAACTGGTATTAATATTTATAAAGAAACTATAAAATTGTATTGTGGTAATGAATATAAATTAAAATCTATTAACTATGAGCAAGAGGCCTGCAATCTTCATTTAACTCCTAAGCAGGGGACAGTAAAGTATGTTGAAATACCAAGCATATTAAACAGTGATTCAAGTATAAAAAAAATAGATATAAATGTAGAAGCTGGTATGAAGATTGAGGAGATTACAAATTCATTTGATAGAATTTATGGAGAAATTATAATCCAAGATAAAAAGGATGCTTTTATAAAAGCAAAAGATGTGGTAAAAACTATAAAAATTGAAGTTGAATAA
- a CDS encoding MFS transporter, producing MEVKLITVPKIKKDRSVWLEKNFLLLFFGIFLSNLTFHFFTLAIPIMIYNMTQSTLAMSSMRAMEFLPNLLLGMFIGVLFDRYNKKRIMIITILLQIISMTILIVLTITEMLNLWQVYLLGFCLYTCGFSFVIAYQSLLPMLIKRNQLLPANSMIQLNNTLTNTIGPALSGFLLLVVSYSYGFMVTVIGLTLLLIFVLLINGPYENVTRDIEKKNSTIWIEIKEGWYQLTSTDALWKGTLMILFMNLASATSGAVLIFYALDSLMINETHLGAILSAAAIGGLFSTFFGKRSRNWMSRGGLFLTSISIVILGQFMFLISQSWIYLCIGNFFIGLGVTFVNIHFITLRQELTPSKYLGRVIGTSSMITKLTMPISFLSVGFIAEFIEVRYVFVASLTILVLLFIFIRKPMLQIK from the coding sequence GTGGAAGTAAAGCTTATCACTGTTCCCAAAATAAAAAAAGATAGGTCTGTCTGGCTAGAAAAGAACTTTCTTTTACTATTCTTTGGAATATTTCTTTCAAACTTAACTTTTCATTTTTTTACTTTAGCAATTCCAATTATGATATATAACATGACTCAATCTACTTTAGCGATGAGTAGTATGAGAGCAATGGAGTTTTTACCTAATTTATTATTAGGTATGTTTATTGGTGTTTTATTTGATCGGTACAATAAAAAAAGAATAATGATTATTACAATTTTATTACAAATAATCTCAATGACCATTTTAATTGTATTGACAATTACTGAAATGTTAAACCTTTGGCAAGTATATCTATTAGGGTTTTGTTTATATACATGCGGCTTCTCATTTGTGATTGCTTATCAGTCTTTATTACCAATGCTAATAAAAAGAAACCAATTACTACCGGCTAACTCGATGATTCAATTAAATAATACATTAACAAATACAATTGGACCTGCTTTATCTGGTTTTTTATTATTGGTAGTAAGTTATTCGTATGGATTTATGGTAACAGTTATAGGTCTAACTTTATTACTTATTTTTGTATTACTGATTAATGGTCCATACGAAAATGTTACACGGGATATTGAAAAGAAAAATAGTACAATATGGATAGAAATAAAAGAAGGTTGGTATCAATTAACCTCTACTGATGCTTTGTGGAAGGGTACTTTAATGATTTTATTTATGAATTTAGCTTCTGCTACATCAGGGGCGGTTTTAATCTTTTATGCGCTAGATAGTTTAATGATTAATGAAACACATCTTGGCGCAATTCTTTCTGCTGCTGCAATAGGGGGTCTCTTTTCAACATTTTTCGGGAAAAGAAGTAGAAATTGGATGAGTAGAGGAGGGTTATTTTTAACCTCTATAAGTATTGTAATACTTGGTCAATTTATGTTTTTAATATCTCAATCATGGATTTACCTATGTATTGGTAATTTTTTCATAGGATTAGGTGTTACATTTGTAAATATCCATTTTATTACTCTGAGACAAGAATTAACTCCATCAAAATATCTTGGAAGAGTTATTGGTACCTCCTCGATGATAACAAAATTAACTATGCCAATCTCATTTTTAAGTGTAGGTTTTATTGCTGAATTTATTGAGGTAAGATACGTTTTTGTTGCCTCTTTAACAATTTTAGTTCTATTATTTATCTTTATAAGAAAACCTATGCTTCAAATTAAATAA
- a CDS encoding ATP-grasp domain-containing protein — protein sequence MSNKNLFVILGGFSSRKYPFLLKSILDLGLDFNIIDEEDNYTEVLIKKVDSNHPLSKVNDVFICYHKDQSAILNKIADWSVDRKIVGVFGLKEVFVEAAALVADYLQLLSPGLKAAKISRNKVLQRLYFEKISPKFKIIPENQRSQLGNLNFDEPFVLKPINRASSSGVIRVNNQEQLDKVIDTYPNDEDLLIEQLIVGREFSVETLINDKEVIFENITEKLTNENSTDYFVELAHKIPATNLSSEVRKKLFEINRYVLKELNFISGISHAEYKVTNSGEVYFIEIAVRPPGDGIMELYFYGTGRPIEQEIINICIGREATYQLSSQFVQQVFLDHPEGLLEDIEIREYDIKPIWTMDYEIIDIPKKIMYEDQGNIRQIKVEKKKGSKLESIKSSYDRAVSFIIVAETEKKLKSLECKVKKNINIKVRS from the coding sequence ATGTCTAACAAGAATTTATTTGTAATACTTGGAGGGTTCTCTTCTCGGAAGTATCCATTCTTATTAAAGTCCATTCTAGATTTAGGGTTGGACTTTAATATTATTGATGAAGAAGATAATTATACTGAGGTATTAATAAAAAAGGTAGATAGTAATCATCCATTATCAAAAGTAAATGATGTATTTATTTGTTATCATAAAGACCAGTCTGCAATTTTAAATAAAATTGCAGACTGGTCCGTTGATCGCAAAATTGTTGGGGTATTTGGTCTAAAAGAAGTTTTTGTGGAAGCTGCTGCCTTAGTTGCTGATTATCTACAATTACTATCACCTGGGTTAAAAGCTGCAAAAATTAGCAGGAATAAAGTATTGCAGAGGTTATATTTTGAAAAAATTAGCCCCAAATTTAAAATTATACCAGAAAATCAGCGTTCTCAGTTAGGAAACTTGAATTTTGATGAACCTTTTGTTTTAAAACCAATTAACAGAGCATCAAGTTCGGGGGTAATTCGGGTAAATAATCAAGAACAACTAGATAAGGTGATAGATACTTATCCTAATGATGAAGATTTATTAATTGAACAATTAATTGTAGGAAGAGAATTTTCTGTTGAAACTTTAATAAATGATAAGGAAGTTATTTTTGAAAACATAACAGAAAAATTAACTAATGAAAATAGTACTGATTATTTTGTAGAATTAGCACATAAAATTCCTGCCACTAACTTATCTAGTGAAGTTAGGAAGAAATTATTTGAGATTAATAGGTATGTTTTAAAAGAGCTTAATTTTATATCTGGAATTAGTCATGCTGAATATAAAGTTACTAATTCTGGAGAAGTGTATTTTATTGAAATTGCTGTGAGACCACCAGGTGATGGAATTATGGAATTGTATTTTTATGGAACAGGTAGACCGATAGAACAGGAAATTATCAATATTTGTATAGGGAGAGAAGCTACCTACCAGCTTTCTAGCCAGTTTGTACAACAGGTATTTTTAGACCACCCTGAGGGATTACTAGAAGATATTGAAATTAGAGAATATGATATAAAGCCAATCTGGACTATGGATTATGAGATAATAGACATACCTAAAAAAATAATGTATGAAGATCAAGGGAATATTAGACAAATTAAAGTCGAAAAGAAAAAAGGTTCAAAGTTAGAGTCAATTAAAAGTTCTTATGACAGGGCTGTATCATTTATTATAGTTGCAGAAACAGAAAAAAAGCTAAAATCTTTAGAATGTAAAGTAAAAAAAAATATTAACATAAAGGTTCGAAGTTAA
- a CDS encoding agmatinase family protein, with amino-acid sequence MNVDKNKVVEDKDTQWLSECWNKKNQSDIQFGFLQIPFDHAVSHRPGTRIGPSSILEVLKSYSLYCADKRVSLESCNFMDLGSVDIVHSFSETYSNIENSVLQVNKETLPIFLGGDHSITDPIFRGFIKRSRKKLNKIGLILFDSHFDYREPRKGKEHSGHWLKTLEDVIDYANLAIIGVNAPIYSEKYLNELESKGSLIFTSYDVRRLGREQVIQQVLKHLKKCEEIYISVDIDAIDQAFAPGTSVPNSNGLYPFEVFDSLFEIARTAPVGGLDVVEVSPWFDQNANFTPQVAAQIIFNFMAGIAQKQKDGKININNSTFAHIKR; translated from the coding sequence ATGAATGTGGATAAAAATAAAGTTGTAGAAGATAAAGATACACAATGGTTATCAGAATGTTGGAATAAAAAAAATCAAAGTGATATACAATTTGGATTTCTTCAAATTCCATTTGATCATGCGGTTAGCCATCGGCCCGGTACAAGAATTGGACCATCAAGTATTCTTGAGGTATTAAAGAGTTACAGTTTATATTGTGCAGATAAGCGAGTTTCATTAGAAAGTTGCAATTTTATGGATTTAGGTAGTGTTGATATTGTTCATTCTTTTAGTGAAACGTATTCAAATATTGAAAATTCTGTTTTACAAGTTAATAAAGAAACTTTACCCATATTCTTAGGTGGAGATCATTCTATTACTGATCCAATTTTTAGAGGATTTATAAAAAGAAGTAGGAAGAAATTAAATAAAATAGGATTAATTCTTTTTGATTCCCATTTTGATTACAGAGAGCCCCGAAAAGGAAAAGAACATTCTGGTCATTGGCTAAAGACTTTAGAAGACGTTATTGATTATGCAAATCTAGCGATTATTGGGGTTAATGCACCCATCTATTCTGAAAAATATCTAAATGAATTAGAGAGTAAAGGTAGCCTTATATTTACTTCTTATGATGTGAGAAGATTGGGTAGAGAACAGGTAATACAACAAGTGCTTAAACATCTAAAGAAATGTGAAGAAATATATATATCTGTTGATATTGATGCAATTGATCAAGCTTTTGCTCCTGGAACAAGTGTACCTAACTCAAATGGATTATATCCATTTGAAGTATTTGATAGTCTCTTTGAAATTGCAAGGACTGCCCCTGTTGGTGGCCTTGATGTAGTAGAGGTTAGTCCATGGTTTGATCAAAATGCCAACTTTACACCACAAGTTGCAGCTCAAATTATTTTTAATTTTATGGCGGGGATAGCACAAAAGCAAAAAGATGGTAAAATAAATATTAATAACTCAACTTTCGCACATATAAAAAGATGA
- a CDS encoding ATP-grasp domain-containing protein — MHIVFIEASTTGPGEKALDYCRDMAYFITLITRKPDMYSEIFTTKVNNLICCETNNLTELKQVVEKLNFKKRIDGITTTADVFLPNAAKLANDLGLVSLNYESVLQVRNKYLMRKNLQVFCPHLNPPFAMVKDYLNAKLNAEKIGYPLIAKPQDANDSWKVTKINNLFELESYMKDSESWGNNDFNQPFTDGVLLEGFIEGNEYSVETVQYKNNDIELIGVTTRTLEGSVEVGASFPVLDKGLKDNLFNSVKEALIKLDIDCGVIHTECRIKDNQVKILEINPRLAGSKIGSHLIELSTGENPLKHVVEIALNQYNKFTLKKNAASAYVSIPMPKSGVFKGIKNLEVLKKMQGVVEIDIVGELGRIYPKIPSSNNDRIIKVVTHANEHVQALQLAENVKNKAKIIVE; from the coding sequence ATGCATATTGTTTTTATCGAAGCTAGTACAACAGGTCCTGGTGAAAAAGCTTTAGATTATTGTAGGGATATGGCTTATTTTATTACCTTAATTACTAGAAAACCTGATATGTATTCAGAAATATTTACAACTAAGGTGAATAACCTTATTTGTTGTGAAACAAACAATTTAACAGAACTAAAACAAGTTGTTGAAAAGTTAAATTTTAAAAAAAGAATAGATGGTATAACTACAACTGCCGATGTGTTTCTACCAAATGCAGCAAAATTGGCAAACGATTTAGGTTTAGTTAGTCTAAATTACGAATCTGTATTACAGGTAAGAAATAAATATCTTATGAGAAAAAACTTACAAGTCTTTTGCCCACATTTAAATCCTCCATTTGCAATGGTTAAAGACTATTTAAATGCTAAATTAAATGCTGAGAAGATAGGCTATCCATTAATAGCTAAACCACAAGATGCCAATGATAGCTGGAAAGTAACTAAAATTAACAATCTATTTGAACTAGAATCTTACATGAAAGATTCTGAATCTTGGGGTAATAATGATTTTAATCAACCATTTACAGATGGAGTTTTACTAGAAGGCTTTATTGAGGGAAATGAATATAGTGTAGAAACTGTTCAATATAAAAATAACGATATTGAGCTAATTGGTGTAACCACAAGAACACTTGAAGGTTCTGTTGAGGTTGGAGCTTCATTTCCAGTATTAGATAAAGGGTTAAAAGATAACTTATTTAACTCGGTAAAAGAAGCATTAATAAAATTAGATATTGATTGCGGGGTTATCCATACAGAGTGTCGCATTAAAGATAATCAAGTGAAAATTTTAGAAATTAATCCAAGGTTAGCTGGTTCTAAAATTGGTAGTCACTTAATCGAGCTCTCAACTGGAGAAAACCCACTTAAACATGTCGTAGAGATTGCATTAAATCAATATAATAAGTTTACTTTAAAGAAAAATGCTGCTTCAGCATATGTTAGTATTCCAATGCCTAAGAGTGGAGTATTTAAGGGAATCAAAAATTTAGAAGTACTAAAAAAGATGCAGGGTGTAGTTGAGATAGATATAGTAGGGGAATTAGGTAGGATATATCCAAAAATACCAAGTTCTAATAATGATCGAATTATTAAAGTTGTAACTCATGCAAACGAACACGTTCAAGCTTTACAATTGGCTGAAAATGTTAAAAACAAAGCAAAAATTATAGTTGAGTAA
- a CDS encoding radical SAM protein: protein MRTKENSLKHMEMAQGKIEYLWAKGTDFPKDEVQEAMKDNKMLLLDMDFTGECDLHCFYCDRTPDRFDKGSRVELTTEERKDLILQAKSLGARTIEFPGAGEPMIDKGFWEVIEFIHENGMTPIVFTSGWHLNDDSIKRLYDLGATIFLKYNSSDPEIQDNIVKVKGYGVHVRKVLYKLVDIGFTKEIPTRLAIDMVVTPKSDDMEDVENIYRWCRQNNVHNYISTLIPEGLADRKSKLYQKKIAVEFNERLRKIDREEFGLDYKISLPMVGGYKCRQVNVGLFVNLFGEVYDCNGLGRYLGHIRENSLEEIWNAKYAKSVRSDKQDGFCLVRERVWGDTELKGWDRKSKDYEYWAEKNGKDEIVEKAIVLREYQKKSK from the coding sequence ATGAGAACTAAAGAAAATTCATTAAAGCACATGGAAATGGCACAAGGTAAAATTGAATACTTGTGGGCAAAAGGTACAGATTTTCCAAAGGATGAGGTACAAGAGGCGATGAAAGACAACAAAATGTTATTGTTAGATATGGATTTTACTGGTGAATGTGACCTTCATTGTTTTTATTGTGACAGAACTCCTGACAGATTCGACAAAGGTTCTAGAGTTGAACTTACTACAGAGGAACGTAAGGACCTTATTCTTCAAGCAAAAAGTTTGGGAGCTAGAACAATAGAATTTCCAGGTGCTGGGGAACCAATGATTGACAAAGGATTTTGGGAAGTAATTGAATTTATTCATGAAAATGGAATGACGCCAATTGTTTTTACTAGTGGTTGGCATTTAAATGATGATTCAATTAAAAGGTTATACGATTTAGGAGCAACAATTTTCTTGAAATATAATTCTTCTGATCCTGAAATTCAAGATAATATTGTTAAGGTCAAAGGGTATGGTGTCCATGTAAGAAAAGTCTTATATAAACTTGTTGATATAGGGTTTACTAAAGAAATTCCTACAAGGTTAGCAATTGACATGGTTGTTACTCCAAAAAGTGATGATATGGAAGATGTAGAGAATATTTATAGGTGGTGTCGTCAGAATAATGTCCATAATTATATTTCCACCTTAATACCTGAAGGATTAGCTGATAGAAAGTCTAAACTCTATCAGAAAAAAATTGCTGTCGAATTCAATGAAAGATTAAGAAAGATTGATAGAGAAGAGTTTGGATTAGATTACAAAATAAGTCTTCCTATGGTTGGTGGATATAAATGTCGACAAGTCAATGTCGGACTATTTGTGAACTTATTTGGAGAGGTATATGACTGTAATGGATTAGGTAGATATTTAGGTCACATTCGAGAGAATTCATTAGAAGAGATTTGGAATGCTAAGTATGCAAAATCTGTACGTAGTGATAAACAAGATGGTTTCTGTCTGGTAAGGGAAAGAGTATGGGGAGATACAGAATTAAAAGGATGGGACCGTAAATCTAAGGATTATGAGTATTGGGCTGAGAAGAATGGTAAAGATGAAATAGTAGAAAAAGCTATAGTATTAAGAGAATATCAAAAAAAATCTAAATAG